A genomic stretch from Pochonia chlamydosporia 170 chromosome 4, whole genome shotgun sequence includes:
- a CDS encoding alpha-galactosidase C precursor (similar to Aspergillus terreus NIH2624 XP_001211490.1) encodes MPQLPSLRRVTTSLVLATGLASAVNAQSSSKKPIEVDGTSFALNGNNVSYRFHVDNTTGDLIGDHFGGPVEGDTIEAEIGPVQGWVDLIGRVRRELPDLGRGDFRTPAVQIRQSEGYTVSEFQYQSHTVVDGKPALNGLPSTFGKDADVSTLIVHLYDNYSSVSADLSYSIFPKYDAIVRSVNITNKGKGNITVERLASFSVDLPWGEYDLIELKGDWAREGMRVRRKVDFGTQGFGSTTGYSSHLHNPFLSLVSRTTTESHGEAYGFSLVYTGSFAAEVEKSSQGLTRAMLGLNPSQLSWPLGPGESLQSPECVATFSNTGIGGMSRKLHSLYRQHLIKSKYATETRPVLLNSWEGLGFNYNASTIYRLAQQSAELGAKLFVLDDGWFGVKHPRITDNAGLGDWEVNPKRFPDGLKALVDKVTDLSVGNSSTKLKFGLWFEPEMVNPNSSLYEEHPDWALHAGKYPRTLTRNQLVLNVALPEVQDFIVDAVSNILNSTNIGYVKWDNNRGIHETPAPYTDHQYMLGMYKVFARLTEKFPDVIWEGCASGGGRFDPGVLQYFPQIWTSDDTDAVERIHIQFGTSLAYPPSAMGAHVSATPNSQSGRNETIEFRAHVAMMGGSFGLELDPAHMPAQDKAKVPDLIKLAEKVNPIVVKGDMWRLNLPEESDYPAALFVSSDGKDAVLFYFQLKPTINNYWPVVRLQGLDAGAMYKVDGNQTVSGATLMNRGVSYQFDAGYSSKVVFFEKQ; translated from the exons ATGCCACAGTTGCCGTCGCTTCGTAGGGTGACTACCTCGCTAGTTTTGGCTACGGGCCTGGCGTCGGCAGTGAATGCCCAGAGCAGCTCCAAGAAAC CTATCGAGGTCGACGGGACTTCATTTGCTctcaatggcaacaatgtTTCATACCGTTTTCATGTCGACAATACAACCGGTGACCTGATTGGAGATCACTTTGGTGGACCGGTTGAAGGTGACACCATTGAAGCCGAAATTGGACCTGTACAAGGCTGGGTCGACTTGATCGGCCGTGTTCGACGCGAGCTGCCTGATTTGGGACGAGGCGATTTCCGAACCCCGGCTGTTCAGATTCGGCAATCAGAAGGGTACACAGTCAGCGAGTTTCAGTATCAATCGCATACGGTTGTGGACGGAAAACCTGCCCTCAACGGCCTACCATCTACCTTTGGCAAGGACGCCGACGTTTCTACACTCATTGTCCATCTCTACGACAACTACAGCTCTGTGTCGGCAGACCTCAGCTATTCAATCTTTCCCAAGTATGATGCAATTGTTCGAAGCGTCAACATCACAAATaagggcaagggcaacaTTACAGTTGAGAGACTTGCTAGTTTTAGCGTTGATTTACCCTGGGGTGAATATGATTTGATTGAGCTCAAGGGTGATTGGGCTCGAGAGGGCATGAGGGTTCGGAGGAAGGTCGACTTCGGTACTCAGGG CTTCGGGAGCACGACTGGATATTCGTCCCATCTACACAATCCTTTCCTCTCACTAGTCTCGCGAACTACCACCGAGTCCCATGGAGAGGCTTACGGGTTCTCGCTTGTTTATACTGGATCTTTTGCGGCCGAGGTGGAGAAGAGCTCCCAAGGACTTACCAGAGCCATGCTGGGACTTAATCCGTCGCAGCTGTCTTGGCCACTCGGACCGGGCGAGTCACTGCAGTCTCCCGAATGTGTCGCAACTTTCTCTAATACTGGTATTGGTGGCATGTCGCGTAAGCTGCATAGTTTGTACCGCCAGCACCTTATAAAGAGTAAATACGCTACTGAGACACGGCCCGTACTCCTTAATAGCTGGGAAGGCCTTGGATTCAACTACAATGCCAGTACCATTTACCGGCTGGCCCAGCAGAGTGCTGAATTGGGCGCGAAGCTGTTCGTGTTGGATGACGGTTGGTTTGGCGTAAAGCACCCTCGCATCACGGACAATGCTGGGCTAGGAGACTGGGAAGTCAACCCCAAGCGATTCCCGGATGGACTCAAAGCATTAGTCGATAAAGTCACAGACCTATCCGTCGGGAACTCATCTACAAAGCTCAAATTCGGCCTGTGGTTTGAGCCTGAAATGGTCAATCCCAACTCGAGTCTGTATGAAGAACACCCGGACTGGGCACTTCACGCGGGCAAGTACCCTCGCACGTTGACCCGAAACCAGCTGGTCCTTAATGTCGCGTTACCCGAAGTCCAGGACTTTATTGTCGATGCTGTGTCAAACATTCTTAACAGCACTAATATTGGCTATGTCAAATGGGACAACAACCGTGGCATCCATGAGACCCCGGCACCGTATACCGACCACCAGTACATGCTGGGCATGTACAAGGTCTTCGCCAGGCTCACTGAAAAATTTCCAGACGTCATCTGGGAAGGCTGTGCTTCAGGCGGAGGCCGATTTGATCCCGGCGTGCTTCAGTACTTCCCGCAGATTTGGACTTCCGACGACACTGATGCTGTGGAGAGAATCCATATACAGTTTGGGACATCTCTAGCATATCCACCGTCTGCCATGGGTGCTCATGTGTCTGCTACCCCAAATTCACAGAGCGGACGCAACGAAACAATCGAGTTTAGAGCCCATGTCGCTATGATGGGCGGTTCATTTGGCCTCGAGCTTGATCCAGCACATATGCCAGCAcaggacaaggccaaggtcCCGGACCTTATCAAGCTCGCCGAGAAGGTGAATCCTATTGTTGTCAAAGGTGACATGTGGCGCCTTAATCTGCCAGAGGAGTCTGATTACCCGGCtgctctttttgtttccagtgatggcaaggatgccgTGCTCTTCTACTTTCAGCTCAAACCTACCATCAACAACTACTGGCCCGTAGTGCGTCTCCAAGGGTTAGATGCCGGCGCCATGTACAAGGTTGATGGCAATCAGACGGTGTCGGGTGCAACTTTGATGAACAGAGGGGTTTCATACCAGTTTGACGCCGGGTATTCCAGTAAGGTTGTCTTCTTTGAGAAGCAATAA
- a CDS encoding ubiquitin ligase complex F-box protein GRR1 (similar to Neosartorya fischeri NRRL 181 XP_001265071.1) yields the protein MIPSAAPLNTMATRASATPDDQDDSRSSSSTASPAPADNEESDFFLGANDSESSLGVPNFQDMQVEDSCWPPINRLPNEILISIFAKLGATSDLYHCMLVSKRWSRNAVDLLWHRPACTNWRNHSSICQTLGLEHPFFSYRDFIKRLNLAALADKVNDGSVLPLAACTRVERLTLTNCKGLTDSGLIALVDNSPSLLALDISNDKNITEQSINAIAENCKRLQGLNISGCDNISNESMINLAQNCKYIKRLKLNECAQLRDNAILAFAEQCPNILEIDLHQCLQIGNGPVTALLSKGNCLRELRLAGCELIDDSAFLGLPEKRVRTYEHLRILDLTSCTRLTDAAVEKIIDVAPRLRNLVLAKCRNITDAAVNAISRLGKNLHYVHLGHCGLITDEGVKKLVHSCNRIRYIDLGCCTNLTDDSVKRLALLPKLKRIGLVKCSSITDESVFALAEAAYRPRVRRDASGVFIGGEYYTPSLERVHLSYCVNLTLKSIMRLLNSCPRLTHLSLTGVAAFQRDDFQTYCRVAPPEFTQHQRDVFCVFSGSMVSQFRDFLNTSPRFEELRDSLPYRAGGGSRIRGAAARRSQAMANYLNAAEGEGFDDEMPDEENDFEGLDGTDMAIDPAAHPPQHLPADLAGIEPTIPNVGQPIPVPPPAPGVIQYSFPPAGYPHPTIQHLQQLHQSVNPTYQHLQHQQAASMGPLAFSSFMTNEPAAGNPPLSANGRAQASMAPLTSPAVPQQAGSSSGSGLVNGTGASTATMHQQPPDGTEQ from the exons ATGATTCCCTCCGCCGCGCcgctcaacaccatggctACGAGGGCTAGCGCTACCCCCGACGACCAGGACGACTCccgctcgtcgtcatccaccGCCTCGCCTGCCCCTGCCGACAATGAAGAGTCCGACTTCTTTCTCGGTGCCAACGATTCAGAGTCGTCGTTGGGCGTTCCCAACTTCCAGGATATGCAGGTCGAGGACTCGTGCTGGCCGCCGATAAACAGGCTGCCCAACGAGATTCTCATCAGCATCTTCGCCAAGCTTGGCGCCACATCCGACTTGTATCACTGCATGCTCGTATCCAAACGATGGTCCAGGAATGCCGTCGACCTCTTGTGGCACCGACCTGCATGCACCAACTGGAGAAACCACAGCAGCATTTGCCAGACCCTGGGCCTTGAGCATCCCTTCTTCAGCTATCGAGACTTCATCAAGCGCCTAAATCTTGCAGCTCTCGCTGACAAAGTCAACGACGGAAGCGTCCTGCCTTTGGCCGCCTGCACCAGAGTCGAGAGGTTGACGCTGACAAACTGCAAGGGCTTGACCGACTCTGGCCTGATCGCCCTGGTTGACAACAGCCCATCACTGTTAGCCTTGGACATTTCCAACGACAAGAACATTACTGAGCAGtccatcaacgccattgcTGAAAATTGCAAGAGACTGCAGGGACTCAATATTTCCGGCTGTGATAACATCTCCAACGAGAGCATGATTAACCTTGCTCAAAATTGCAAATACATTAAGAGG CTGAAACTGAACGAATGCGCACAACTTCGCGACAATGCCATACTCGCCTTTGCGGAACAATGTCCAAACATTCTCGAAATCGACCTCCATCAATGTCTTCAGATTGGAAACGGCCCAGTGACAGCCCTCTTATCGAAAGGGAACTGTTTGCGAGAACTTCGGCTTGCCGGCTGCGAACTCATCGATGACAGTGCATTTTTGGGCCTTCCGGAAAAGCGCGTGCGAACATACGAGCATCTCCGAATTCTCGACTTGACGTCCTGCACACGACTTACCGATGCCGCAGTAGAAAAGATTATTGACGTTGCTCCCAGGCTTCGCAACCTGGTCCTCGCAAAGTGCCGCAACATCACAGATGCCGCTGTCAACGCTATTTCGAGGCTTGGCAAAAATCTTCACTACGTCCACTTGGGCCACTGCGGGCTAATTACCGACGAAGGCGTCAAGAAACTTGTGCACAGTTGCAATCGGATTCGCTATATTGATTTGGGCTGTTGCACAAATCTGACAGATGACTCTGTGAAGCGATTAGCCTTACTGCCAAAGCTCAAGAGAATAGGCCTTGTGAAGTGCAGCTCTATCACTGATGAGTCTGTATTTGCCTTGGCTGAAGCTGCATATCGCCCCAGGGTACGACGAGATGCTAGCGGAGTGTTTATCGGAGGAGAATACTACACACCGAGCCTGGAACGAGTTCATCTGAGCTATTGCGTTAACCTTACTCTCAAG AGCATAATGAGGCTACTGAACTCATGCCCGAGACTCACTCATCTCAGCTTGACTGGCGTTGCCGCATTTCAACGGGACGACTTTCAAACCTATTGCAGAGTCGCACCGCCTG AGTTTACACAGCACCAACGCGATGTCTTCTGCGTCTTTTCCGGCAGCATGGTCTCACAGTTCCGCGACTTCCTTAACACCTCACCCCGATTCGAAGAGCTGCGGGATAGTCTTCCGTAtcgagctggtggtggctcTCGTATCAGAGGTGCAGCAGCTAGACGCTCGCAAGCCATGGCCAATTATCTCAATGCTGCAGAAGGGGAAGGATTCGACGATGAAATGCctgatgaagaaaatgacTTTGAAGGTCTTGATGGCACAGACATGGCAATTGACCCTGCTGCCCACCCACCACAGCATCTACCTGCTGATCTTGCGGGAATTGAACCAACAATACCGAACGTCGGACAACCGATTCCAGTACCGCCACCTGCGCCAGGGGTCATCCAATATTCCTTCCCTCCCGCTGGTTACCCTCATCCCACCATTCAACATCtgcaacaacttcaccaaaGTGTCAACCCGACTTACCAACACTTGCAACATCAGCAAGCTGCATCAATGGGCCCCTTGGCGTTTTCTAGCTTTATGACCAACGAACCAGCTGCTGGTAATCCTCCACTTAGCGCGAATGGGCGAGCACAGGCAAGCATGGCACCATTGACCTCGCCAGCGGTGCCTCAACAGGCGGGATCGTcatctggaagtggacttGTGAATGGCACTGGTGCCAGCACGGCAACGATGCACCAGCAACCTCCGGATGGCACCGAGCAATGA
- a CDS encoding ammonium transporter MEP2 (similar to Aspergillus terreus NIH2624 XP_001210376.1): MAAEYNGTTGTADAGYSTNVQNLNIFYETGNLAFMTISSVLVLLMIPGVGFFYSGLARRKSALQLVLLSMLSVAVIGFQWFFWGYSLTFSRTGNAFFGDLSQFGLMKTLAQPNGSSFVPDILFCLYQGMFAAITPALAIGAVADRGRMLPAIIFIFIWSTVVYDPIAYWTWNANGWLFKLPAYDFAGGGPVHIASGTCALAYSVMLGKRSGYSKTQGLPYRPHSVTNVVLGTVFLWVGWFGFNGGSALAMNLRAVMACYVTNLAASCAGITWVLLDYRLERKWSTIGFCSGAISGLVAITPAAGFVTPWGAVIIGVCGGVCCNFATKLKFLTGVDDALDIFAVHGIGGMVGNILTGIFGASYIAALDGNTYSPIGWIEHNWVQLGYQLAGICAAFGWSFVLTCIILFLMNLVPGLSLRVSATEEDVGIDDAQLGEFAYDYVELTRHVADSSSPGSMSSSSSTHEKTVREVV, encoded by the exons ATGGCCGCCGAATACAATGGAACGACTGGCACCGCCGATGCTGGCTATTCGACTAATGTGCAGAATCTCAATATCTTCTACGAG ACGGGCAACCTGGCCTTCATGACGATCTCCTCCGTCCTCGTTCTGCTCATGATTCCCGGCGTCGGATTCTTCTACAGCGGTCTGGCACGAAGAAAGTCGGCTCTTCAGCTCGTCCTCTTATCTATGCTTTCTGTGGCTGTCATCGGATTTCAGTGGTTCTTCTGGGGATACTCGTTGACGTTTTCGCGAACGGGCAATGCCTTCTTCGGCGACCTCTCCCAGTTTGGTCTGATGAAGACGCTCGCTCAGCCAAATGGATCTTCTTTCGTCCCCGACATTCTCTTCTGTCTCTACCAGGGAATGTTTGCGGCTATTAC ACCAGCCCTTGCCATTGGAGCCGTCGCCGATCGAGGCCGTATGCTCcctgccatcatcttcatcttcatctggtCCACCGTCGTATACGACCCCATCGCCTACTGGACCTGGAACGCAAACGGATGGCTCTTCAAACTCCCCGCCTACGACTTCGCCGGCGGCGGTCCCGTCCACATCGCCTCCGGCACCTGCGCCCTCGCCTACAGCGTCATGCTGGGCAAGCGAAGCGGCTACTCCAAGACCCAGGGCCTCCCCTACCGTCCTCACAGCGTGACAAACGTCGTTCTCGGCACCGTGTTCCTCTGGGTAGGTTGGTTCGGCTTCAACGGCGGTTCTGCCCTGGCCATGAACCTCCGCGCCGTGATGGCATGCTACGTGACCAACCTGGCTGCTTCCTGCGCAGGCATCACCTGGGTCCTGCTCGACTACCGGCTCGAGAGGAAATGGAGCACCATCGGCTTCTGCTCTGGCGCCATCTCCGGTCTCGTGGCGATTACCCCTGCCGCAGGCTTCGTTACACCCTGGGGAGCCGTGATCATCGGCGTCTGCGGCGGTGTATGCTGCAACTTTGCCACCAAGCTCAAGTTCCTTACTGGCGTTGACGATGCCCTCGATATCTTTGCTGTTCACGGAATCGGCGGCATGGTTGGCAATATCCTCACCGGCATCTTTGGAGC TTCTTACATTGCTGCCCTCGACGGCAACACCTACTCCCCCATCGGATGGATTGAACACAACTGGGTCCAGCTCGGCTATCAGCTCGCCGGCATCTGCGCCGCTTTCGGATGGTCCTTTGTCTTAACCTGCATTATCCTGTTCCTCATGAACCTCGTCCCGGGTCTTAGTCTCCGTGTGTCAGCTACCGAGGAAGATGTCGGCATTGACGACGCTCAGCTTGGTGAATTCGCATACGATTATGTCGAACTGACCCGTCATGTGGCAGATTCATCGTCCCCTGGATCTATGTCATCCAGCAGCTCTACACATGAGAAGACTGTTCGGGAGGTGGTCTAA
- a CDS encoding mitochondrial peptidyl-tRNA hydrolase (similar to Metarhizium acridum CQMa 102 XP_007811905.1) — MFNPRFLVISLGNPLPKYPSLHSAGHFSLNGLVKALKQPGFREMKIGKQTCLVSQGPKYTLVQSPTLMNVSGPFVAKAWQEMVKQHDASSTSLVIIHDELERAFGDVRLTPWDRSHRGHNGLKSVKKSISQNKFPESPFARIAIGIGRPEERDAATVSKYVLDPISVNQRRVLEEVVPLDVAKRLVELEDEWKEEIET; from the coding sequence ATGTTTAATCCGCGGTTTTTGGTGATTAGCTTAGGCAATCCCTTGCCAAAATATCCCAGCCTCCACTCAGCTGGCCACTTCTCACTCAATGGCCTCGTCAAAGCCCTCAAGCAGCCAGGTTTTCGCGAGATGAAAATAGGAAAGCAGACATGTCTCGTCTCTCAAGGGCCAAAATATACACTGGTGCAGTCACCAACCCTGATGAACGTCTCAGGACCATTTGTTGCAAAGGCATGGCAAGAGATGGTCAAACAGCATgatgcatcatcaacaagtcTTGTCATCATTCATGATGAATTAGAAAGAGCCTTTGGCGATGTCAGACTCACACCTTGGGATCGCAGCCACCGTGGTCACAACGGGTTGAAAAGTGTCAAGAAGTCAATATCCCAAAACAAGTTTCCGGAGTCACCGTTTGCACGTATTGCAATTGGCATAGGTCGCCCAGAAGAGCGAGATGCGGCCACGGTCAGCAAGTACGTCTTAGATCCGATTTCAGTCAACCAACGAAGAGTCCTAGAGGAAGTCGTCCCTTTGGATGTTGCCAAGAGACTGGTAGAGCTCGAAGATGAGTGGAAGGAGGAAATAGAAACCTGA
- a CDS encoding protein hob3 (similar to Sclerotinia sclerotiorum 1980 UF-70 XP_001591595.1), with amino-acid sequence MSWAGFKKNVNRATTQVMMKTGHVEKTNDRDYELEERRFKTMEAASLRLQKEAKGYLDSLRAMTASQMRIAETIDAFYGDSGARDGVSRSYKQAVEDLDSETIKALDGPYRTTVLDPINRFCSYFPDINECIKKRSHKLLDYDALRAKVKRLVEKPDKDATKLPRTEKELEMAKLAYEQLNEQLFSELPQLIDLRVPYLDPTFEALVKIQLRFCAEAYSRMAQVQQYLDADTRDLYAEGHLDARVEQVLQEIRELSISGTV; translated from the exons ATGTCGTGGGCGG GATTCAAGAAGAATGTGAATCGCGCGACGACgcaggtgatgatgaagacgg GGCATGTGGAGAAGACGAACGATCGTGACTATGAGCTGGAGGAGAG ACGATTCAAAACGATGGAGGCGGCGTCCTTACGACTTCAAAAGGAGGCAAAGGGTTATTTGGATTCACTTCGAG CCATGACTGCGTCTCAAATGCGGATAGCGGAAACGATCGATGCCTTTTACGGAGATTCTGGCGCTAGAGATGGTGTCAGTAGAAGCTATAAACAAGCTGTTGAGGACCTTGATTCCGAAACAATCAAGGCATTGGATGGCCCATACCGAACCACCGTGCTAGACCCCATCAACCGATTCTGCTCGTATTTCCCGGACATCAACGAGTGTATCAAAAAGAGATCCCACAAACTGTTGGACTACGATGCCCTTCGAGCAAAGGTGAAGCGACTTGTCGAAAAGCCTGACAAGGACGCGACAAAGCTACCCCGAACAGAGAAGGAGCtcgaaatggccaagctTGCTTACGAGCAACTCAACGAACAACTTTTTTCAGAACTACCCCAATTGATCGACTTGCGAGTGCCATATCTAGATCCAACTTTCGAAGCACTGGTCAAAATTCAGCTGAGATTCTGCGCCGAGGCATACTCCCGAATGGCGCAAGTGCAACAGTATCTAGACGCAGACACAAGAGACTTATACGCAGAAGGGCATTTGGATGCTAGAGTAGAGCAAGTTTTGCAAGAGATTCGGGAACTCAGTATCAGCGGAACAGTATAG
- a CDS encoding Dcp1-like decapping (similar to Metarhizium robertsii ARSEF 23 XP_007820707.1), whose amino-acid sequence MSRQTPRKARHTRQPSNLIPAVSDYESDAAAIHSHYAPPPPRTNTELNVSVLQRYLPSIQAILSIAANAVVYTFDSDSASWDKSGIEGTMFVCAQSPLPESHLPRACVFVLNRRALDNLVIDLARVSHVEIAGELVILKVEGNWEEGDKVIGLWIHNDKDETREINGAMIQESWKVARVEGAGEEPGPEAGPAMQAIGRRLSLSDLFGKQHTHQPTN is encoded by the coding sequence ATGAGCAGACAAACGCCTCGCAAAGCGCGGCACACTCGCCAGCCATCAAACCTCATACCAGCAGTTTCCGACTACGAATCCGACGCAGCCGCAATTCACTCCCACTAtgcgccgcctcctccccGCACAAATACCGAACTCAATGTCTCCGTCCTCCAACGGTACCTCCCCTCTATTCAAGCCATTCTGTCCATAGCAGCCAACGCAGTCGTCTACACATTCGACAGCGACTCAGCAAGTTGGGACAAGTCCGGCATCGAAGGCACCATGTTTGTGTGCGCCCAGTCCCCGCTCCCCGAGAGCCATCTACCTCGGGCGTGCGTGTTTGTGCTCAACCGGAGGGCATTGGACAACCTGGTAATTGACCTTGCCAGGGTGAGCCACGTGGAGATTGCAGGCGAACTGGTCATATTAAAAGTGGAAGGCAACTGGGAGGAAGGCGACAAGGTCATCGGTCTATGGATACACAATGATAAAGACGAGACCCGCGAGATCAATGGTGCCATGATACAGGAGAGTTGGAAAGTTGCAAGAGTAGAAGGGGCTGGTGAGGAGCCGGGACCGGAAGCAGGACCAGCTATGCAGGCTATTGGGAGAAGACTATCCCTTAGCGACCTCTTTGGGAAACAGCACACGCATCAACCGACCAACTAG